The Lysobacter panacisoli genome includes a window with the following:
- a CDS encoding cupin domain-containing protein — protein MKRSIATAACAALAVLAWLPAATAQDLAKTAAKNAKVVLDNDEVRVIELNMPPGATTGMHSHQDHVVVFLTGGKARQTDASGAVKELERKAGDVAWSGPVTHDTKNESATAVRTLVIELKK, from the coding sequence ATGAAGCGATCCATCGCGACGGCCGCATGCGCGGCCCTTGCCGTCCTGGCGTGGTTGCCCGCGGCGACGGCGCAGGACCTGGCCAAGACCGCGGCGAAGAACGCCAAGGTCGTGCTGGACAACGACGAAGTGCGCGTGATCGAGCTCAACATGCCACCGGGCGCCACCACCGGCATGCATTCGCACCAGGACCACGTCGTCGTCTTCCTCACCGGAGGCAAGGCCCGCCAGACCGATGCCAGCGGTGCGGTGAAGGAACTCGAGCGCAAGGCCGGCGACGTCGCCTGGAGCGGCCCGGTCACGCACGACACGAAGAACGAAAGCGCGACCGCGGTGCGGACGCTGGTGATCGAGTTGAAGAAGTAG
- a CDS encoding flavohemoglobin expression-modulating QEGLA motif protein: protein MNATAEIVSPIQNDPALERLFEQDRRLVALGRKVCVLKAIGWASGLEERFLAQWRAGKPELPQPGTQPLPLIDTIDGLRTLMCEIDQRHPIGRWLYKTAWSYRVAAQMLGAIGTPEFTRCSALLYGRPDFRYRSQDVNNVDSAREMLAITDELISDRLLPEVPFDIPAQEFAERLRERIGPFFKHDDVRVVLDPELSSKATAGSRRISLRATAMFSERDLEQLVEHEAFIHTATLLNGMHQPHLHALGIGSPRTTRVQEGLATFSEIVTGALDIARLRRIALRVMMVKQALDGADFIEVFKGFLEAGQSEVESYRSASRIFRGGDVRGRVCFTKDGAYLEGVMIVHVFMRKALQEGRGDLLPMLFAGRLTTADVIELAPYRDSGLIAPPLYVPPWARDPQRVLATMAFSTAAQRLRLDRLDLQRFVAFEDEMIEESGIC, encoded by the coding sequence ATGAACGCGACCGCCGAGATCGTCTCCCCCATACAGAACGACCCGGCGCTGGAGCGCCTGTTCGAGCAGGACCGGCGACTGGTCGCGCTGGGTCGCAAGGTGTGCGTGCTCAAGGCCATCGGCTGGGCGAGCGGGCTGGAGGAACGCTTCCTCGCGCAATGGCGCGCCGGCAAGCCGGAGTTGCCGCAGCCGGGCACCCAGCCGCTGCCCCTGATAGACACCATCGACGGCCTGCGCACGCTGATGTGCGAGATCGACCAGCGCCATCCGATCGGCCGCTGGCTCTACAAGACCGCATGGAGCTACCGGGTCGCCGCGCAGATGCTCGGCGCGATCGGCACCCCCGAATTCACCCGCTGCTCGGCCCTGCTCTACGGCCGGCCGGATTTCCGCTACCGCAGCCAGGACGTCAACAACGTCGACAGCGCGCGCGAGATGCTGGCGATCACCGACGAGCTGATCTCCGACCGCCTGCTGCCGGAGGTGCCGTTCGACATCCCCGCGCAGGAATTCGCCGAACGCCTGCGCGAACGCATCGGCCCGTTCTTCAAGCACGACGACGTGCGCGTGGTGCTCGATCCGGAACTGTCGTCCAAGGCCACCGCCGGCAGCCGCCGCATCAGCCTGCGCGCCACGGCGATGTTCTCTGAGCGCGACCTGGAGCAGCTGGTCGAACACGAGGCCTTCATCCATACCGCGACGCTGCTCAACGGCATGCACCAGCCGCACCTGCATGCGCTCGGGATCGGCTCGCCGCGCACTACGCGCGTGCAGGAAGGACTGGCGACGTTCTCCGAGATCGTCACCGGCGCGCTCGACATCGCCCGCCTGCGCCGCATCGCGCTGCGCGTGATGATGGTGAAGCAGGCGCTGGACGGCGCCGACTTCATCGAGGTGTTCAAGGGCTTCCTCGAAGCCGGGCAGAGCGAGGTCGAAAGCTACCGCAGCGCGTCGCGCATCTTCCGCGGCGGCGACGTGCGCGGACGCGTGTGCTTCACCAAGGACGGCGCGTACCTGGAAGGCGTGATGATCGTGCACGTGTTCATGCGCAAGGCGCTGCAGGAAGGCCGCGGCGACCTGCTGCCGATGCTGTTCGCCGGGCGCCTGACCACCGCCGACGTGATCGAGCTGGCGCCGTATCGCGACAGCGGTCTGATCGCGCCGCCGCTGTACGTGCCGCCGTGGGCGCGCGACCCGCAGCGCGTGCTTGCGACGATGGCATTCTCCACGGCCGCCCAGCGGCTGCGCCTGGACCGGCTCGACCTGCAGCGCTTCGTCGCCTTCGAGGACGAGATGATCGAGGAATCCGGCATCTGCTGA
- a CDS encoding sugar MFS transporter: MPSANPRSHYGSIAIIGALFFIFGFVTWLNGPLISFARLAFNVSESLAFLIPFAFYISYFVLALPSSLILKKTGMKKGMALGLFLMAVGAVVFGQYTTARVYGGAVTGIFVIGAGLAILQTASNPYISILGPIEGAAQRIAVMGICNKVAGILAPLVIGTLVMHGMGDLSAQVANADAATKEQLLNEFAARIHDPYMFMAGLLALLAVGIVFSPLPEIRPEDVNADTDGAHGARKTSLFQFPHVWLGALCIFVYVGVEVMAGDAIGTYGQGFGLPLDSTKFFTSFTLFGMLAGYVVGLVAIPRFISQERYLSFSAVLGVLFTLGAFLTKGYVSVGFVAALGFAHAMMWPAIFPLAIQGLGRFTEYGSALLIMGIAGGAVIPQLFVHLKQAYDFQLVFLVLMLPCYLYILYFALRGHAIGHGVAGVPAAQNG, encoded by the coding sequence ATGCCTTCGGCCAATCCGCGCAGCCACTACGGATCCATCGCGATCATCGGCGCGCTGTTCTTCATCTTCGGCTTCGTCACCTGGCTCAACGGCCCGCTGATCTCGTTCGCCAGGCTCGCCTTCAACGTCAGCGAGTCGCTCGCATTCCTGATTCCGTTCGCGTTCTACATCTCGTACTTCGTGTTGGCCCTGCCGTCGTCGCTGATCCTCAAGAAGACCGGCATGAAGAAGGGCATGGCGCTGGGCCTGTTCCTGATGGCGGTCGGCGCGGTGGTGTTCGGCCAGTACACGACGGCGCGCGTCTACGGCGGCGCGGTCACCGGCATCTTCGTGATCGGCGCGGGCCTGGCGATCCTGCAGACCGCTTCCAATCCCTACATCAGCATCCTCGGACCGATCGAGGGCGCGGCGCAGCGCATCGCGGTGATGGGCATCTGCAACAAGGTCGCCGGCATCCTCGCACCGCTGGTGATCGGCACGCTGGTGATGCACGGCATGGGCGACCTGAGCGCACAGGTGGCCAACGCCGACGCGGCGACGAAGGAGCAGCTGCTCAACGAGTTCGCCGCGCGCATCCACGACCCGTACATGTTCATGGCCGGCCTGCTGGCACTGCTGGCGGTCGGCATCGTGTTCTCGCCGTTGCCTGAAATCCGCCCGGAGGACGTCAACGCCGATACCGACGGTGCGCACGGTGCGCGGAAGACCAGCCTGTTCCAGTTCCCGCACGTGTGGCTGGGCGCGCTGTGCATCTTCGTGTACGTCGGCGTGGAAGTGATGGCGGGCGACGCCATCGGCACCTACGGCCAGGGCTTCGGCCTGCCGCTGGACAGCACCAAGTTCTTCACCTCGTTCACTCTGTTCGGCATGCTCGCCGGCTATGTGGTCGGCCTCGTGGCGATCCCGCGCTTCATTTCGCAGGAACGCTACCTCAGCTTCTCCGCGGTGCTCGGCGTGTTGTTCACGCTCGGCGCGTTCCTGACCAAGGGTTACGTGTCGGTGGGCTTCGTCGCCGCGCTGGGTTTCGCCCACGCGATGATGTGGCCGGCGATCTTCCCGCTCGCGATCCAGGGCCTGGGCCGCTTCACCGAATACGGCTCGGCGCTGCTGATCATGGGCATCGCCGGTGGCGCGGTGATCCCGCAGCTGTTCGTACACCTGAAGCAGGCGTACGACTTCCAGCTCGTGTTCCTGGTGCTGATGCTGCCGTGCTACCTGTACATCCTGTACTTCGCGCTGCGCGGACACGCCATCGGCCACGGCGTCGCCGGCGTGCCGGCCGCGCAGAACGGGTGA
- a CDS encoding glucokinase: MQPEPRFIAADVGGTHTRVGLVRAGGAGESAVVVLAHRKYVCADYPSLAAILADFIAGNSACAGIDRVAIASAGVVLDDAVINSNLPWRISLSELRSELRLSELQFINDFQAAAHAAQCMDPADSLLLTPGVSAGARGPVLVVGPGTGLGAAVRIPHRGGTVVLPTEAGHTAFAPGNAREIAILEWVRQRGQTHVPTERFVSGPGLVNLYEAICAIDGVEASLRAPAAITEAARRGDAGAREAVLTFCGLLGSVIGDLVIVSSAKAVFIAGGILPQLKDFLPHSAFHARLLDKGVMHAALERVPVRLIENERLGVIGAASWYLEHLSQERDA, from the coding sequence ATGCAGCCTGAGCCGCGCTTCATCGCGGCCGACGTGGGTGGAACGCATACCCGGGTCGGGCTCGTCCGCGCCGGCGGCGCCGGTGAATCGGCCGTCGTCGTCCTGGCCCACCGCAAGTATGTCTGCGCCGATTACCCCAGCCTGGCCGCGATCCTGGCCGACTTCATCGCCGGCAACAGCGCCTGCGCGGGCATCGACCGCGTGGCCATCGCCTCGGCGGGAGTCGTGCTCGACGACGCGGTCATCAATTCCAATCTTCCCTGGCGCATCTCCCTGTCGGAGCTGCGCAGCGAACTGCGCCTGAGCGAGTTGCAGTTCATCAACGATTTCCAGGCCGCAGCGCACGCCGCGCAGTGCATGGACCCCGCCGATTCGCTGCTGCTGACGCCCGGCGTCAGCGCCGGCGCGCGCGGTCCGGTGCTGGTGGTCGGTCCGGGCACGGGCCTGGGCGCGGCGGTGCGCATCCCGCATCGCGGCGGCACCGTGGTGCTGCCGACCGAAGCCGGCCACACCGCCTTCGCCCCCGGCAACGCGCGCGAGATCGCGATCCTGGAATGGGTCCGCCAACGTGGACAGACCCACGTGCCGACCGAGCGCTTCGTGTCCGGTCCGGGCCTGGTCAATCTGTATGAAGCGATCTGCGCGATCGACGGCGTCGAAGCCAGCCTGCGCGCACCGGCCGCGATCACCGAGGCCGCGCGCCGCGGCGACGCCGGCGCACGCGAGGCCGTGCTGACCTTCTGCGGCCTGCTCGGCAGCGTGATCGGCGACCTGGTCATCGTCAGCAGTGCCAAGGCGGTGTTCATCGCCGGCGGCATCCTGCCGCAACTCAAGGATTTCCTGCCGCACAGCGCATTCCATGCGCGACTGCTGGACAAGGGCGTGATGCACGCAGCGCTGGAACGCGTGCCGGTGCGCCTGATCGAGAACGAGCGCCTGGGCGTGATCGGCGCCGCCAGCTGGTACCTGGAGCATCTGTCGCAGGAGCGCGACGCGTGA
- the edd gene encoding phosphogluconate dehydratase: MDTYPALHPVVADVTERIRKRSASSRAAYLARIDAACGRGPHRATLSCGNLAHGFAACGTDKTALRGGHAPNIGIVTAYNDMLSAHQPLERFPFLIKNAARSVGATAQVAGGVPAMCDGVTQGRAGMELSLFSREVIALSTAVALSHDMFDAALYLGVCDKIVPGLLIGALSFGHLPAIFVPAGPMTSGLPNDEKSRVRQRYATGEATREELLEAEAQSYHGPGTCTFYGTANSNQMLMELMGLHLPGSSFINPDNPLRDALTAQAARRVAQITALGEDYRPIGRIVDERAIVNGVIGLHTTGGSTNHLLHLIAIAAAAGIELRLEDFDALSSVVPLLARVYPNGSADVNHFHAAGGLAFLIGELLDAGLLHGDVETIAGPGLARYRVEARLAPEQQVDYVPATGRSGDPTVLRPVAEPFRPDGGLRVLHGTLGTAAIKVSAVPEDRWQIEAPCRVFSDQSQVKAAFDRGELDRDVIVVVRFQGPQANGMPELHQLTPTLSVLQKRGHRVALVTDGRMSGASGQVPAAIHISPEAAVGGPLAKLRDGDVVRVDAVAGALQVHVPKDEWDSRENASADLSPSHVGMGRELFSVFRQMAAPADRGGGIFNPA; this comes from the coding sequence GTGGACACGTATCCCGCCCTGCATCCCGTCGTCGCCGACGTCACCGAACGCATCCGCAAGCGCAGCGCCAGCAGTCGCGCCGCGTACCTGGCGCGCATCGACGCCGCCTGCGGTCGCGGCCCGCACCGCGCCACGCTGTCGTGCGGCAACCTCGCCCACGGCTTCGCCGCCTGCGGCACCGACAAGACCGCGCTGCGCGGCGGCCACGCGCCGAACATCGGCATCGTCACCGCGTACAACGACATGCTCTCGGCGCACCAGCCGCTGGAGCGCTTTCCGTTCCTGATCAAGAATGCCGCGCGCAGTGTCGGCGCGACCGCACAGGTCGCCGGTGGCGTGCCGGCGATGTGCGACGGCGTGACCCAGGGTCGCGCCGGCATGGAGCTGTCGCTGTTCTCGCGCGAAGTGATCGCGCTGTCGACCGCGGTGGCGCTGTCGCACGACATGTTCGACGCCGCGCTGTACCTGGGCGTGTGCGACAAGATCGTCCCGGGCCTGCTGATCGGTGCGCTGAGCTTCGGCCACCTGCCCGCGATCTTCGTGCCCGCCGGCCCGATGACATCGGGCCTGCCGAACGACGAGAAATCGCGAGTGCGCCAGCGCTACGCGACCGGCGAGGCCACGCGCGAGGAACTGCTCGAAGCCGAGGCGCAGAGTTACCACGGCCCCGGCACCTGCACGTTCTACGGCACCGCCAATTCCAACCAGATGCTGATGGAACTGATGGGCCTGCACCTGCCCGGTTCCAGCTTCATCAATCCCGACAATCCGCTGCGCGATGCGCTCACCGCGCAGGCCGCGCGACGTGTCGCGCAGATCACGGCGCTGGGCGAGGACTACCGCCCGATCGGCCGCATCGTCGACGAGCGCGCGATCGTCAACGGCGTGATCGGACTGCACACGACCGGTGGTTCCACCAACCACCTGCTGCACCTCATCGCGATCGCCGCAGCTGCGGGCATCGAACTGCGCCTGGAGGATTTCGACGCGCTGTCCTCTGTGGTGCCGCTGCTGGCTCGCGTGTATCCCAACGGCAGCGCCGACGTGAACCACTTCCATGCGGCCGGCGGCCTCGCGTTCCTGATCGGCGAGCTGCTCGATGCGGGCCTGCTGCACGGCGATGTCGAAACCATCGCCGGCCCGGGCCTGGCGCGCTATCGCGTCGAAGCGCGGCTCGCGCCGGAGCAACAGGTCGACTACGTGCCGGCAACCGGACGCAGTGGCGATCCCACGGTCCTGCGTCCGGTTGCCGAGCCGTTCCGTCCCGATGGCGGCCTGCGCGTGCTGCACGGAACGCTGGGCACCGCGGCGATCAAGGTCTCGGCGGTGCCGGAAGACCGGTGGCAGATCGAGGCGCCGTGCCGGGTGTTCTCCGACCAGTCGCAGGTCAAGGCCGCGTTCGATCGTGGCGAACTGGATCGCGACGTCATCGTCGTCGTGCGCTTCCAGGGACCGCAGGCCAATGGCATGCCCGAGCTGCACCAGCTCACGCCAACGCTGAGCGTGCTGCAGAAGCGTGGCCATCGCGTCGCGCTGGTCACCGACGGACGCATGTCGGGCGCGTCGGGCCAGGTGCCCGCGGCGATCCACATCAGCCCCGAAGCCGCCGTCGGCGGTCCGCTGGCGAAGCTGCGCGACGGCGACGTCGTGCGCGTCGATGCGGTCGCCGGCGCGCTGCAGGTACATGTGCCGAAGGACGAATGGGATTCGCGCGAGAACGCCAGCGCCGACCTGTCGCCCTCGCACGTCGGCATGGGCCGCGAGCTGTTCTCGGTGTTCCGCCAGATGGCGGCGCCGGCGGATCGCGGCGGCGGGATCTTCAATCCCGCCTGA
- a CDS encoding TonB-dependent receptor produces the protein MKLRKTMLSASIVAALGFAGTAVAQETATVAQASSASQEAKDLDAVVVRGIRGSIEESLQTKRDDVTRVEVITSEDIGKMPDKNVADSLARIPGVNISAASANEGAFDENDRVSMRGTSPSLTQTLIDGHNIASGDWFVLNQTGTVGRSVSYSLLPSELVDKVIVRKSSEAKVVEGGAVGSVDIITRNPLNFDDGFSIFGSVGAVYADKPGKTDPQLSVLGNWKNSDGTFGLTVQAFSEERHLRRDGQELLGYEPITAGTAAGQAHPDLVGVYFPVLIGSALFEQERKRTGGMFTAQWKPTDTVELEANYFRSDMKADNYNRNYMIWGRRIINGSSATDIGQVPLPGYVVRNNTLVFAEFAPTPGQDHAFGIYDMINRPNAKSSTEYFSLEGKWDVSENLRLSAQGGTSEGHGETPTQDVMEFDTGLNTGGGWNIHGVGAADWNLGTANTAQPGVPNVDYRLDWVFGDNDIDVEDQEDWGQIDGSYFFEGGTISSLDFGIRAARHERELPQVTGQGPGPGAFDPASWPQGFRNYPGDFADGFGGSFPRDIWYFSDGDVHNFGTNFSNRDPITRFRYSGAYGLKERSDAAYGQLNFRGDRWTGNLGVRFVRTEEEVKNYVQTTAIDPAAVTTSAFGPYKQVITKNSYNDWLPSANFKYDVSDDSVLRLALSRTLTRPDFSSLAGSVSLSPPANVGGVGTGTGGNPNLEPILSTNFDATYEWYYSERALLSVGAFYMDIDNYVSLGNDRQSYFTVDALHPQGADVPYDLAVPVNTSAKVKGIELAWEAPLGDYFGAFANFTYADGEADNPDDGNPLTVETDAMLGTSEYTYNLGGYFENEMFNARVNYTWRDEFFSGLDRASAFWQDSIGTLSASFGWKINENMSLQLDAMNLNNPKIKYFAENKDRPRSIYENGRQYYLNFRFNY, from the coding sequence ATGAAACTTCGCAAGACCATGCTATCGGCCAGTATCGTCGCCGCGCTCGGCTTTGCCGGGACCGCCGTGGCGCAGGAAACCGCGACCGTCGCGCAGGCCTCGTCGGCCTCGCAGGAAGCAAAGGACCTGGACGCAGTCGTCGTGCGCGGCATCCGCGGCTCGATCGAGGAGTCGCTGCAGACCAAGCGCGATGACGTGACCCGCGTGGAAGTCATCACGTCCGAAGACATCGGCAAGATGCCCGACAAGAACGTCGCCGACTCGCTGGCGCGCATTCCGGGCGTGAACATCTCGGCGGCCAGCGCCAACGAAGGCGCGTTCGACGAGAACGACCGCGTCTCCATGCGCGGCACCAGCCCCAGCCTCACCCAGACCCTGATCGACGGCCACAACATCGCTTCGGGCGACTGGTTCGTGCTGAACCAGACCGGCACCGTGGGCCGCAGCGTCAGCTATTCGCTGCTGCCGTCCGAACTGGTCGACAAGGTCATCGTGCGCAAGTCGTCGGAGGCCAAGGTGGTCGAAGGCGGCGCGGTGGGCAGCGTGGACATCATCACGCGCAACCCGCTGAACTTCGACGACGGCTTCAGCATCTTCGGCTCCGTGGGCGCCGTCTACGCCGACAAGCCGGGCAAGACCGACCCGCAGCTGTCCGTGCTGGGCAACTGGAAGAACAGCGACGGCACCTTCGGCCTGACCGTGCAGGCGTTCAGCGAAGAGCGCCACCTGCGCCGCGACGGCCAGGAGCTGCTGGGCTACGAGCCGATCACCGCCGGCACCGCCGCGGGTCAGGCGCATCCGGACCTGGTGGGCGTGTACTTCCCGGTGCTGATCGGTTCGGCGCTGTTCGAGCAGGAGCGCAAGCGCACCGGCGGCATGTTCACCGCGCAGTGGAAGCCCACCGACACCGTCGAACTGGAAGCCAACTACTTCCGCTCCGACATGAAGGCGGACAACTACAACCGCAACTACATGATCTGGGGCCGCCGCATCATCAACGGCTCCAGCGCGACCGACATCGGCCAGGTGCCGCTGCCCGGTTACGTCGTGCGCAACAACACGCTGGTGTTCGCCGAGTTCGCGCCGACGCCGGGCCAGGATCATGCGTTCGGCATCTACGACATGATCAACCGTCCCAATGCGAAGTCCTCGACCGAGTACTTCAGCCTCGAAGGCAAGTGGGATGTCAGCGAGAACCTGCGCCTCAGCGCGCAGGGCGGCACCTCCGAAGGCCACGGCGAAACGCCGACCCAGGACGTGATGGAGTTCGACACCGGCCTCAACACCGGTGGCGGCTGGAACATCCACGGCGTCGGCGCGGCCGACTGGAACCTGGGTACCGCCAACACGGCGCAGCCGGGCGTTCCGAACGTCGACTACCGCCTCGACTGGGTGTTCGGCGACAACGACATCGACGTGGAAGACCAGGAAGACTGGGGCCAGATCGACGGCTCGTACTTCTTCGAGGGCGGCACGATCTCCTCGCTCGACTTCGGTATCCGCGCCGCCCGCCACGAGCGCGAGCTGCCGCAGGTCACCGGTCAGGGCCCCGGCCCGGGCGCGTTCGATCCGGCCAGCTGGCCGCAGGGCTTCCGCAACTATCCGGGCGATTTCGCCGACGGCTTCGGCGGCAGCTTCCCGCGCGACATCTGGTACTTCTCCGACGGCGACGTCCACAACTTCGGCACGAACTTCAGCAACCGCGATCCGATCACGCGTTTCCGCTACAGCGGCGCGTACGGCCTGAAGGAGCGCAGCGACGCCGCCTACGGTCAGCTGAACTTCCGCGGCGATCGCTGGACCGGCAACCTGGGCGTGCGTTTCGTGCGCACCGAGGAAGAGGTCAAGAACTACGTCCAGACCACCGCGATCGATCCGGCCGCCGTCACCACCTCGGCCTTCGGTCCGTACAAGCAGGTCATCACCAAGAACAGCTACAACGACTGGCTGCCGAGCGCGAACTTCAAGTACGACGTGAGCGACGACTCGGTGCTGCGCCTGGCCCTGTCGCGCACGCTGACGCGTCCGGACTTCTCGTCGCTGGCCGGTTCGGTGAGCCTGTCGCCCCCGGCGAACGTGGGCGGCGTGGGTACCGGCACGGGTGGCAACCCGAACCTCGAGCCGATCCTGTCGACCAACTTCGACGCGACCTACGAGTGGTACTACAGCGAGCGCGCGCTGCTGTCGGTCGGTGCGTTCTACATGGACATCGACAACTACGTGTCGCTGGGTAACGATCGCCAGTCGTACTTCACCGTCGATGCGCTGCACCCGCAGGGCGCCGACGTGCCGTACGACCTGGCCGTGCCGGTCAACACCAGCGCCAAGGTCAAGGGCATCGAGCTGGCCTGGGAAGCGCCGCTGGGCGACTACTTCGGCGCGTTCGCCAACTTCACCTACGCCGATGGCGAGGCGGACAACCCGGACGACGGCAACCCGCTGACGGTCGAGACCGACGCGATGCTCGGCACGTCTGAGTACACCTACAACCTGGGTGGCTACTTCGAGAACGAGATGTTCAACGCCCGCGTGAACTACACCTGGCGCGACGAGTTCTTCAGCGGCCTGGATCGCGCCTCGGCGTTCTGGCAGGACAGCATCGGCACCCTGTCGGCGTCGTTCGGCTGGAAGATCAACGAGAACATGTCGTTGCAGCTCGACGCGATGAACCTCAACAACCCGAAGATCAAGTACTTCGCGGAGAACAAGGACCGTCCGCGTTCGATCTACGAGAACGGCCGCCAGTACTATCTGAACTTCCGCTTCAACTACTGA
- a CDS encoding LacI family DNA-binding transcriptional regulator, with protein MRRPTIKDVAERAEVSLKTVSRVINDEPSVQARTRERVQQAIADLGYQPDPSARSLRSAQPYALGLVYDNPNPYYVIAVQAGVLSVCRETGYGLQIHPCDSSSKNLAAELIDLVQHSRLAGLVLAPPMSERNELVTELVAHGVRLVRIVSAAADPQDGSACVYVDDRDAAYDITEHLIQLGHSRIGFLWGGKSHGSSWERYKGYEDALREYGIALDPELVVEGDYSFDDGFRGARRLLALPDRPTAIFGSNDEIAAGVLAAAKSSGMNVPYDLSIAGFEDSPFSKQSWPALTTAKQATQEIARHAAQRLLQEVREHSPARALPNEGFSPELVVRGSTAPPRPKP; from the coding sequence GTGCGCAGACCCACGATCAAAGACGTCGCCGAGCGCGCCGAGGTGTCGCTCAAGACGGTCTCGCGCGTCATCAACGACGAACCCAGCGTGCAGGCGCGCACCCGCGAACGCGTGCAGCAGGCGATCGCCGACCTGGGCTACCAGCCCGATCCGTCCGCACGCAGCCTGCGCAGCGCGCAGCCGTACGCGCTGGGCCTGGTCTACGACAACCCGAACCCGTACTACGTCATCGCGGTGCAGGCTGGTGTGCTGTCGGTGTGCCGCGAGACCGGCTACGGCCTGCAGATCCATCCCTGCGATTCGTCGTCGAAGAACCTCGCCGCCGAACTCATCGATCTGGTCCAGCATTCGCGCCTCGCCGGCCTGGTGCTGGCGCCGCCGATGTCCGAGCGCAACGAGCTGGTGACCGAACTGGTCGCGCACGGCGTGCGCCTGGTGCGCATCGTCTCCGCCGCGGCCGATCCGCAGGACGGCAGCGCGTGCGTGTACGTGGACGACCGCGACGCCGCCTACGACATCACTGAACACCTGATCCAGCTCGGCCACAGCCGCATCGGTTTCCTCTGGGGCGGCAAGTCGCATGGCTCGTCGTGGGAACGCTACAAGGGCTATGAGGACGCGCTGCGCGAGTACGGCATCGCGCTCGATCCGGAACTGGTGGTCGAAGGCGACTACTCCTTCGACGACGGCTTCCGCGGCGCGCGTCGCCTGCTGGCGCTGCCCGACCGCCCGACCGCGATCTTCGGCAGCAACGACGAGATCGCCGCCGGCGTGCTCGCGGCGGCCAAGTCCAGCGGCATGAACGTGCCCTACGACCTGTCGATCGCCGGCTTCGAGGACAGCCCGTTCTCCAAGCAGAGCTGGCCGGCGCTGACCACCGCCAAGCAGGCCACGCAGGAGATCGCTCGCCACGCGGCGCAGCGACTGCTGCAGGAAGTCCGCGAGCACTCGCCCGCCCGTGCGCTGCCCAACGAAGGCTTCAGCCCCGAGCTGGTGGTGCGCGGATCGACCGCCCCGCCGCGCCCGAAGCCGTAA
- the eda gene encoding bifunctional 4-hydroxy-2-oxoglutarate aldolase/2-dehydro-3-deoxy-phosphogluconate aldolase yields MGLLESVLHVAPVMPVVVIEDAKHAVSLARALVAGGIPAIEITLRTRAALDAVRAIANEVDGAIVGVGTVRKPQDLLDAQQAGARFAVSPGSTPNLIAAAKDQPLPWLPGTATASEAMTLAEHGFIFQKFFPAEAAGGAPALRSLHGPLPEIRFCATGGIGAHNARDYLATPNVACVGGSWITPSRLVAAEEWGAIEALARAATLLRA; encoded by the coding sequence ATGGGCCTGCTGGAATCCGTACTGCACGTCGCGCCGGTGATGCCGGTGGTGGTGATCGAGGACGCGAAGCACGCGGTGTCGCTGGCGCGCGCGCTGGTCGCCGGTGGCATTCCCGCCATCGAGATCACGCTGCGCACGCGCGCCGCGCTCGATGCGGTGCGTGCGATCGCCAACGAAGTCGACGGTGCGATCGTCGGCGTGGGCACCGTGCGCAAGCCGCAGGACCTGCTCGATGCACAGCAGGCGGGCGCGCGCTTCGCGGTGTCGCCGGGTTCGACGCCGAACCTGATCGCCGCGGCCAAGGACCAGCCGCTGCCGTGGCTGCCGGGCACCGCCACCGCGAGCGAGGCGATGACGCTGGCCGAGCACGGCTTCATCTTCCAGAAATTCTTCCCGGCCGAAGCCGCCGGCGGTGCGCCGGCACTGCGCTCGCTGCACGGCCCGCTGCCGGAGATCCGTTTCTGCGCGACCGGCGGCATCGGTGCGCACAATGCGCGCGACTACCTCGCCACGCCGAACGTGGCCTGCGTCGGTGGCTCGTGGATCACCCCGTCGCGCCTGGTCGCCGCGGAGGAATGGGGCGCGATCGAAGCCCTCGCCCGCGCCGCGACGCTGCTGCGCGCGTAA